Proteins from one Salinispora arenicola genomic window:
- a CDS encoding Mrp/NBP35 family ATP-binding protein, whose protein sequence is MSAPASTVSDAIQAALATVNDPEIRRPITELGMVRSATVGDAGVVRVELLLTVAGCPLKDKLRADITAAVGAVPGVTGVEIEFGVMSPEQRQELQARLRGGTADQEPVIPFAQPGSRTRVYAVASGKGGVGKSSVTVNLAAALAARGLSVGVVDADIYGHSVPRMLGADGRPTRVEDMIMPPQAHGVKVISIGMFTAGNAAVVWRGPMLHRALQQFLADVYWGDLDVLLLDLPPGTGDVAISLAQLLPNAEILVVTTPQAAAAEVAERAGAIALQTHQRVVGVIENMSWLELPDGTRMEVFGAGGGQVVADSLTKAIGAQVPLLGQVPLDTRVREAGDDGNPIVLAEPDSPASAALSRVADRLAVRRESLLGKPLGLTPAGR, encoded by the coding sequence ATGTCAGCACCCGCCAGCACCGTCTCCGACGCGATTCAGGCCGCCCTGGCCACTGTCAACGACCCGGAGATCCGTCGGCCCATCACGGAACTGGGCATGGTCCGCTCGGCAACGGTCGGCGACGCCGGCGTGGTCCGGGTCGAGCTGCTACTCACCGTGGCTGGCTGCCCGCTCAAGGACAAGCTGCGCGCGGATATCACGGCCGCCGTGGGCGCGGTGCCGGGTGTCACCGGGGTAGAGATCGAGTTCGGCGTGATGAGCCCCGAGCAGCGCCAGGAACTCCAGGCGAGGCTACGCGGCGGTACCGCCGACCAGGAGCCGGTGATTCCGTTCGCCCAGCCCGGCTCCCGCACCCGGGTGTACGCGGTGGCCAGCGGCAAGGGCGGGGTCGGCAAGTCCAGCGTGACGGTCAACCTGGCGGCGGCGCTGGCTGCCCGGGGGCTTTCCGTCGGGGTGGTCGACGCGGACATCTACGGCCACTCGGTGCCCCGGATGCTGGGGGCAGACGGCCGGCCCACCCGGGTCGAAGACATGATCATGCCCCCTCAGGCGCACGGGGTGAAGGTCATCTCGATCGGCATGTTCACCGCCGGCAACGCCGCCGTGGTGTGGCGCGGCCCGATGCTGCACCGGGCACTCCAGCAGTTCCTCGCCGACGTGTACTGGGGTGACCTGGACGTACTCCTGCTCGACCTGCCTCCGGGCACCGGTGACGTGGCAATCTCGCTGGCGCAGCTGCTGCCCAACGCCGAGATCCTGGTGGTCACCACGCCGCAGGCCGCCGCCGCCGAGGTGGCGGAGCGGGCGGGCGCGATCGCGTTGCAGACCCACCAGCGGGTGGTCGGTGTCATCGAGAACATGTCGTGGCTGGAGCTCCCGGACGGCACCCGGATGGAGGTCTTCGGGGCGGGTGGCGGCCAGGTGGTCGCCGATTCGTTGACGAAGGCCATCGGCGCGCAGGTGCCGCTGCTCGGCCAGGTCCCGCTCGACACCCGCGTCCGCGAGGCTGGCGACGACGGCAACCCGATCGTGCTCGCCGAGCCGGACTCCCCTGCCTCCGCGGCGCTGAGCCGGGTCGCCGACCGGCTCGCGGTACGGCGTGAGTCGTTGCTCGGCAAGCCGTTGGGCCTCACGCCGGCCGGCCGCTAG
- a CDS encoding tyrosine-protein phosphatase encodes MAGIDCGSTSLVGAVAGDENTTAARGRELSWDGCVNARDLGGLGRAKPGAVVRTEEPNRLSEAGWSAAWAYGVRTVVDLRNADEYGQDRVPRPAGITTVRVPLEPVGTPFYERWERIDNLASPLYYPAILAEHPERVVNAVRAVSTAAPGCVVFHCSGGKDRTGLLALVLLTLAEATPEEIVADYLLSYERMRHRYAELGYRDQRDAVTEFLASRDTTIEASLGSTVAALAMPDFLLENGMSDIELSALRTRLTT; translated from the coding sequence ATGGCAGGCATCGATTGTGGATCGACGTCGCTCGTGGGCGCCGTCGCTGGCGACGAGAACACGACCGCGGCCCGGGGCAGGGAGCTCTCTTGGGATGGCTGTGTCAATGCTCGTGATCTGGGTGGGCTGGGGCGGGCGAAACCGGGTGCGGTGGTGCGGACGGAGGAACCGAACCGCCTGAGCGAGGCGGGGTGGTCGGCGGCCTGGGCCTACGGGGTGCGCACGGTTGTCGATCTGCGCAATGCCGACGAGTACGGGCAGGACCGCGTGCCAAGACCAGCGGGGATCACGACGGTGCGGGTGCCGCTCGAACCGGTCGGCACGCCCTTCTACGAACGCTGGGAGAGGATCGACAACCTGGCATCACCGTTGTACTACCCGGCGATTCTGGCCGAGCATCCGGAGCGAGTGGTGAACGCCGTCCGAGCGGTCAGCACCGCCGCGCCGGGATGCGTGGTGTTTCACTGTTCCGGCGGCAAGGACCGGACCGGGCTGCTCGCGCTGGTGTTGCTGACCTTGGCGGAGGCGACGCCGGAGGAGATCGTCGCCGACTACCTGCTCTCCTACGAGCGCATGCGGCACCGGTATGCCGAACTCGGTTATCGCGACCAGCGTGACGCGGTAACCGAGTTCCTGGCGAGTCGGGACACCACCATCGAGGCATCGCTGGGCTCGACGGTCGCCGCCCTGGCGATGCCCGACTTCCTCCTCGAGAACGGGATGTCCGACATCGAGCTCAGCGCCCTGCGTACTCGCCTGACCACCTGA
- a CDS encoding Sec-independent protein translocase TatB, producing the protein MFDNLNWWEIGALLLLALLIFGDRLPTVINDGLRMVRNLRRMATSATTDLSRELGTDIQLQDLHPKAFIRKHLLSEEDEAAIRKPLQGVYDNLRADVTSVHQELKDVATAVDPTSRPGQATGGASPAPVPRVSYDDAT; encoded by the coding sequence GTGTTCGACAACCTGAACTGGTGGGAGATCGGTGCGCTGCTGCTCCTCGCGCTGCTGATCTTCGGTGACCGGCTACCCACGGTCATCAACGACGGTCTGCGGATGGTGCGTAACCTCCGCCGGATGGCAACCAGCGCCACCACCGACCTGAGCCGGGAACTGGGCACCGACATCCAGCTTCAGGACCTGCATCCGAAGGCGTTCATTCGCAAACACCTGCTCAGCGAGGAGGACGAGGCGGCGATCCGGAAGCCGTTGCAGGGGGTCTACGACAACCTGCGGGCCGATGTCACCAGCGTGCACCAGGAACTGAAGGACGTCGCCACCGCCGTCGACCCGACAAGCCGGCCGGGCCAGGCGACCGGCGGTGCCTCGCCCGCACCCGTTCCTCGCGTCAGCTACGACGACGCGACCTGA
- a CDS encoding S1C family serine protease: MTDGWDWRQPGTGAGAARSSSSAHPPPGGPGSSWWSDALADPWRDPTASAVVVVPAAPVSGAEPEPVTDPAAAARPALRYLLLVPLVTALLAGLLGGAFGYALAIRGGGAAPVLGAAPAPPPELAQRMPESLAGVAERVLPSVVTVRVARPTGTSEGSGFIATGDGYVITNDHVVAGATGQASVVFSDGSSSPATIVGQDPESDIAVIRVMKDGLRPVAFGDSEALAVGDPVLAIGSPLSLANTVTAGIVSALDRTMRAGEPGGPTRYYAAIQTDAAVNHGNSGGPLVDGAGRVIGVNSTIKSIAEGHEAGNIGLAFAIPINQAKRITQDIIGTGKARRTVIGAQVGGPGAGGGAGVRLVSVARSGPAADAGLRAGDVIVKLNGRPTNEPTDLIALVRKFAPGSVVAVEYRRGTSRRNASVTLVADAQ; encoded by the coding sequence GTGACCGACGGCTGGGACTGGCGCCAGCCCGGGACGGGTGCCGGAGCGGCGCGCTCCTCATCGTCCGCCCATCCTCCGCCGGGCGGCCCGGGTTCGTCCTGGTGGTCCGACGCGCTGGCTGACCCGTGGCGGGATCCGACCGCGTCGGCGGTGGTGGTTGTGCCTGCCGCGCCGGTTTCCGGCGCTGAGCCCGAGCCGGTCACCGATCCGGCCGCGGCGGCCCGTCCCGCGCTGCGGTACCTGCTGCTCGTTCCGCTGGTCACGGCCCTGCTCGCCGGTCTGCTCGGGGGCGCGTTCGGCTACGCGCTCGCGATCCGTGGCGGCGGCGCCGCCCCGGTCCTCGGTGCTGCCCCGGCACCGCCCCCGGAACTGGCCCAGCGGATGCCGGAGTCGCTGGCCGGCGTCGCCGAGCGGGTACTGCCAAGCGTGGTCACGGTTCGGGTGGCGCGCCCCACCGGAACGAGTGAGGGTTCCGGGTTCATCGCCACCGGCGATGGCTACGTGATCACCAACGATCATGTGGTGGCGGGTGCGACCGGGCAGGCCTCGGTGGTCTTCAGTGACGGCAGCTCGAGCCCGGCCACCATCGTCGGCCAGGACCCGGAGTCGGACATCGCTGTTATCAGGGTCATGAAGGATGGGCTCCGCCCGGTGGCATTCGGTGACTCGGAAGCGCTCGCGGTTGGTGATCCCGTGTTGGCCATAGGGTCGCCGCTCTCACTGGCGAACACCGTCACCGCCGGCATCGTCAGCGCCCTCGACCGCACGATGCGGGCAGGTGAACCGGGCGGCCCCACCCGCTACTACGCGGCAATCCAGACCGACGCGGCGGTCAACCACGGCAACTCCGGCGGCCCCCTGGTGGACGGGGCCGGGCGGGTGATCGGGGTCAACTCCACGATCAAGTCGATCGCAGAAGGGCATGAAGCCGGGAACATCGGGCTTGCCTTCGCCATTCCAATTAACCAGGCTAAACGGATAACTCAGGATATCATCGGCACCGGTAAGGCCCGTCGTACGGTGATCGGCGCCCAGGTGGGTGGCCCTGGCGCGGGCGGCGGGGCGGGCGTGCGGTTGGTCTCGGTAGCGCGATCCGGTCCGGCGGCCGACGCGGGCCTGCGGGCCGGCGACGTGATTGTCAAGCTCAACGGAAGGCCGACGAACGAGCCAACCGACCTGATCGCCCTGGTCCGCAAGTTCGCGCCCGGTTCCGTGGTGGCGGTGGAGTACCGCCGTGGTACCTCCCGGCGGAACGCCTCGGTAACGTTGGTTGCGGATGCGCAGTGA
- a CDS encoding O-methyltransferase: protein MTEDLVLRTARALAHEVGLDTVTPGAGAALRLLAAAGNARAVVEIGTGTGVSGVWLLRGMRTDGVLTTIDGEIEHQRIARQVFTEAGFPAGRSRIITGRALDVLPRLADGAYDLVFVDTEATSFAACVEAAQRLLRPGGVLALNGALADSRIGDPAARDVETVTTRETIKAIRESEYWIPALLPVGHGLLAAVRC, encoded by the coding sequence GTGACCGAAGATCTCGTACTGCGCACCGCCCGTGCCCTCGCCCACGAGGTCGGCCTCGACACGGTGACGCCCGGTGCGGGTGCGGCCCTGCGGCTGCTGGCCGCCGCAGGCAACGCGCGCGCGGTGGTGGAGATCGGCACCGGCACCGGTGTCAGCGGTGTCTGGCTGCTTCGCGGCATGCGCACCGACGGGGTGCTGACCACGATCGACGGGGAGATCGAGCATCAGCGCATAGCCCGGCAGGTCTTCACCGAGGCCGGCTTTCCCGCCGGCCGGAGCCGGATCATTACCGGTCGGGCTCTGGATGTACTGCCTCGACTCGCCGACGGGGCGTACGACCTGGTGTTCGTCGACACCGAGGCAACGAGCTTCGCCGCCTGTGTGGAGGCCGCCCAGCGGCTGCTCCGGCCGGGTGGCGTGCTCGCCCTCAACGGTGCCCTGGCCGACAGCCGGATCGGCGACCCCGCCGCCCGGGACGTGGAGACGGTGACCACCCGGGAGACGATCAAAGCAATCCGGGAGTCCGAGTACTGGATTCCCGCCCTGCTTCCGGTCGGTCACGGACTGCTCGCCGCCGTGCGCTGCTGA
- a CDS encoding leucyl aminopeptidase family protein, with product MLAIRLLAEPTRLDVLALPIRPTDRADPPAELVPVAAALPDGVADELAALVPAARLTGDPGQTWTQVRPGRVPARLLPFGIGAGDEAAWRAAGAALAGVAAREDRVTLPLPAGAPPAVARGLVEGLLLASYRFRLGADGNAPALAAVDVLVEDPAVYADAVAVARTTAAMTRLARDLVNMPASVKNPGWFAGQVADAAAGVPDLHLRVREPRDLAAEGFGGIVAVGSGSANGPRLVELDWRPAGARTHVVLVGKGITFDTGGISIKPVSGMKLMRKDMGGAAAVVAATLGAATMRLPVRVTTLAPLAENMVSGASFRPGDVVRHYGGTTSETTNSDAEGRLVLADALTYAVRELSPDLLVDLATLTGANAVALGKRTAALYSENDRLAADLLAAVDAAGEAAWRMPLPADYVDYLRSELADLYSAPAQGAGSVVAALYLREFTGELRDRWVHVDMSAPSWSEDDDAELTKGATGWGVRSLLRWLGTLG from the coding sequence GTGCTCGCCATCCGCTTACTCGCCGAGCCCACTCGGCTCGATGTTCTGGCCCTGCCCATCCGACCGACCGACCGGGCGGATCCGCCGGCGGAACTGGTACCCGTCGCGGCGGCTCTGCCGGACGGGGTCGCCGACGAACTGGCCGCGTTGGTGCCAGCCGCCCGGTTGACCGGTGACCCCGGCCAGACCTGGACCCAGGTCCGACCCGGGCGGGTGCCGGCCCGCCTGCTCCCGTTCGGCATCGGGGCCGGCGACGAGGCGGCTTGGCGGGCAGCCGGGGCAGCCCTCGCGGGTGTGGCGGCCAGAGAGGACCGCGTCACGCTCCCGCTACCCGCCGGTGCTCCCCCCGCCGTTGCCCGAGGGCTGGTAGAAGGACTGCTGCTGGCGTCGTACCGGTTCCGGCTCGGCGCGGACGGGAACGCACCCGCCCTGGCGGCGGTCGACGTGCTGGTGGAGGACCCGGCGGTGTACGCCGACGCGGTCGCGGTCGCCCGCACCACCGCGGCGATGACCCGGCTTGCCCGCGACCTGGTGAACATGCCCGCATCGGTGAAGAACCCGGGGTGGTTCGCCGGGCAGGTCGCCGACGCCGCCGCCGGCGTTCCCGACCTGCACCTGCGGGTCCGGGAACCGCGGGACCTGGCCGCGGAGGGCTTCGGCGGGATCGTCGCGGTGGGCTCCGGCTCCGCCAACGGTCCTCGCCTGGTCGAGTTGGACTGGCGGCCGGCCGGGGCACGTACGCACGTGGTACTGGTCGGCAAGGGGATCACCTTCGACACCGGGGGTATCTCGATCAAACCCGTGTCCGGGATGAAGCTCATGCGCAAGGACATGGGCGGCGCGGCAGCGGTGGTGGCGGCCACCCTGGGGGCGGCTACGATGCGGCTGCCGGTCCGGGTCACCACTCTCGCCCCACTCGCCGAGAACATGGTCAGCGGCGCCTCGTTCCGGCCGGGCGACGTCGTCCGCCATTACGGCGGCACGACCAGCGAGACCACCAATTCCGATGCGGAGGGCCGGCTGGTCCTCGCCGACGCGCTCACCTACGCCGTACGGGAGCTGAGCCCTGACCTGCTCGTCGACCTGGCCACGCTGACCGGCGCGAACGCGGTGGCGCTGGGCAAACGCACCGCCGCCCTCTACAGCGAGAACGATCGCCTCGCCGCGGACCTGCTGGCGGCAGTCGACGCGGCCGGTGAAGCCGCCTGGCGGATGCCGCTGCCCGCAGACTACGTCGACTATCTGCGCAGCGAACTCGCCGACCTGTACAGCGCACCGGCCCAGGGCGCCGGGTCGGTGGTTGCGGCACTGTACCTGCGCGAGTTCACCGGCGAGCTGCGGGATCGGTGGGTGCATGTCGACATGTCGGCACCGTCCTGGTCCGAGGACGACGACGCGGAACTGACCAAGGGCGCCACCGGCTGGGGAGTACGATCCCTGCTGCGTTGGCTGGGCACGCTCGGCTGA
- a CDS encoding DUF3117 domain-containing protein codes for MAAMKPRTGDGPLEVTKEGRGIVMRVPLEGGGRLVVEMTPDEANALGDALRSAAG; via the coding sequence ATGGCGGCGATGAAGCCGCGGACGGGCGACGGTCCGCTGGAAGTCACCAAGGAGGGCCGGGGCATCGTTATGCGAGTCCCGCTGGAGGGCGGTGGCCGGCTCGTCGTCGAGATGACTCCCGACGAGGCCAACGCGCTCGGTGACGCACTGAGGTCGGCTGCCGGCTGA
- a CDS encoding PaaX family transcriptional regulator: MQARSALFDLYGDHLRPRGGRAQVAALVKLLAPLGIAPPAVRTAVSRMVRQGWLEPLRMASGPGYAITPKAARRLDEAATRIYRTSRIVWDGRFDLLVVAAPTVRRERQRLAANLSFLGYGTLDECTWVATRPGEDVDLLLDEAGVRYERFTAAHSAGTPGAMGVVRRAWDLAEIGRAYEQFVAEQRALLSGVTVRSPDEEAYAARFRLVHAWRSFLFRDPQLPPALLPERWPGTAAASFFDRHAARLRPAADRYVETCLDAGNRFAGQKGSLTP, translated from the coding sequence ATGCAGGCACGGTCGGCACTCTTCGACCTGTACGGTGACCACCTCCGACCCCGGGGTGGCCGGGCGCAGGTAGCTGCCCTGGTCAAGCTGCTGGCGCCACTCGGCATCGCGCCGCCCGCGGTACGGACGGCGGTCTCCCGCATGGTCCGTCAGGGCTGGCTCGAACCCCTCCGGATGGCCTCCGGGCCCGGATACGCGATCACCCCGAAAGCCGCTCGCCGATTGGACGAGGCGGCCACCCGGATCTACCGCACCAGCAGAATCGTCTGGGACGGGCGCTTCGACCTGCTCGTCGTGGCGGCGCCGACCGTCCGTCGGGAACGTCAGCGGCTCGCCGCCAACCTGAGCTTCCTCGGCTACGGCACCCTCGACGAGTGCACGTGGGTGGCCACCCGCCCGGGTGAGGACGTCGACCTGCTGCTCGACGAGGCGGGGGTGCGATACGAGCGGTTCACCGCGGCGCACTCCGCCGGCACGCCGGGAGCGATGGGCGTCGTCCGCCGCGCGTGGGACCTGGCCGAGATCGGCCGGGCATACGAGCAGTTCGTCGCCGAACAGCGTGCGCTGCTGTCCGGGGTCACCGTACGCAGTCCCGACGAGGAGGCGTACGCCGCCCGCTTCCGGCTCGTGCACGCGTGGCGCAGCTTCCTGTTCCGGGATCCACAGCTGCCACCGGCACTGCTTCCCGAGCGGTGGCCGGGCACCGCCGCGGCCAGCTTCTTCGACCGTCACGCAGCCCGGCTACGGCCGGCCGCTGACCGGTACGTCGAGACCTGCCTCGACGCTGGTAACCGCTTCGCTGGACAGAAAGGGTCTTTGACACCGTGA
- a CDS encoding enoyl-CoA hydratase/isomerase family protein — protein MTEPLLIDRTDAVVTLTFNRPTAMNALDTPLKEALRDALTELESDRSCRAVVLAGAGGSFSAGQDLREHVRTLATTEGNPLETVGTHYNPITARLAGLPKPVVAAVRGMAAGAGASLAFLADIRIGGPSTNFLMAFAKVGLAADTGASWTLPRLVGHAKAVELLMLAEPVRATEAHQLGLLNRLVATDEEVLPAAQELAARLAAGPTVAYGAIKRQLSIADAGTLADALAAEAQAQAICGTTADHRSATMAFVAKQQPVFEGR, from the coding sequence GTGACCGAGCCGTTACTCATCGATCGCACCGATGCCGTCGTCACCCTCACCTTCAACCGCCCCACCGCCATGAACGCGCTCGACACACCACTGAAGGAAGCGCTCCGGGACGCCCTGACAGAGTTGGAGAGCGACCGGAGCTGCCGCGCGGTGGTGTTGGCCGGGGCGGGCGGATCGTTCAGCGCCGGTCAGGACCTACGCGAACACGTGCGGACGCTGGCAACCACCGAGGGCAACCCGCTGGAAACCGTCGGCACGCACTACAACCCAATCACCGCCCGGCTGGCCGGCCTACCCAAGCCCGTCGTCGCCGCCGTCCGGGGCATGGCCGCAGGGGCAGGCGCGTCGCTGGCCTTCCTCGCCGACATCCGCATCGGGGGCCCCTCCACCAACTTCCTCATGGCCTTCGCCAAGGTGGGGCTCGCCGCCGACACCGGCGCCTCCTGGACCCTGCCCCGGTTGGTCGGCCACGCCAAGGCCGTCGAGTTGCTGATGCTCGCCGAGCCGGTACGAGCGACCGAGGCCCACCAGCTCGGCCTACTCAACCGGCTGGTCGCCACCGACGAGGAGGTGCTGCCGGCTGCGCAGGAACTCGCCGCCCGGCTGGCGGCCGGCCCGACCGTCGCCTACGGAGCGATCAAACGGCAGCTCTCCATCGCGGACGCGGGTACCCTCGCCGACGCCCTGGCCGCCGAGGCGCAGGCCCAGGCGATCTGTGGCACCACCGCGGACCACCGGTCTGCGACGATGGCTTTCGTCGCCAAGCAGCAGCCGGTCTTCGAAGGCCGCTGA
- a CDS encoding DNA-3-methyladenine glycosylase I → MSDLVIGADGSPRCAWGAGTPDYALYHDTEWGRPLHGDDALYERMTLEAFQSGLSWLTILRKRPAFREAFDGFRIEWVAAFSATDVARLLGDAGIVRNRAKIEAAIANARVALELPAGLSALLWSFAPPPRPARPASFTEVPALTAESTAMAKALKKRGFRFVGPTTVYALMQATGMVDDHLVGCHVPVPTTT, encoded by the coding sequence GTGAGTGACCTTGTGATCGGTGCTGACGGGTCGCCCCGCTGCGCCTGGGGAGCGGGCACCCCGGACTACGCCCTCTACCACGACACCGAGTGGGGCCGTCCGCTGCACGGCGACGACGCCCTCTACGAGCGGATGACGCTGGAAGCGTTCCAGTCCGGGCTGTCCTGGCTCACCATCCTGCGGAAGCGGCCGGCTTTCCGGGAGGCGTTCGACGGGTTCCGCATCGAGTGGGTGGCGGCCTTCTCCGCGACGGACGTCGCCCGGCTGCTCGGCGACGCCGGTATCGTCCGTAACCGGGCCAAGATCGAGGCGGCGATCGCCAACGCGCGGGTCGCGCTGGAACTGCCGGCTGGTCTGTCCGCGCTGCTCTGGTCCTTCGCGCCACCGCCGCGGCCGGCCCGGCCGGCCTCCTTCACGGAGGTACCCGCACTGACCGCCGAGTCCACCGCGATGGCGAAAGCGCTCAAGAAGCGGGGCTTCCGGTTCGTCGGCCCGACCACCGTGTACGCGCTGATGCAGGCCACCGGCATGGTCGACGACCATCTCGTCGGCTGCCACGTGCCGGTGCCGACGACGACGTGA
- a CDS encoding SRPBCC family protein — protein MTAGDAAEDRAATDGADLRDVVQPGAAEVTAAVIVEAAADRVFSALVSWERQSDWIPFTRVRVVQGDGGEGSLIEAVTAVGPATLRDEMRVVRVDAPYEVRVVHCGKLLRGPGVLRCTPLAGERTQVVWHEWFHLPGGMAGRVAWPLLWPGSKFGLTQALKRFGRMVEQGRLP, from the coding sequence GTGACGGCGGGGGACGCCGCCGAGGACCGGGCGGCCACGGACGGTGCTGATCTGCGCGATGTGGTGCAGCCCGGCGCCGCCGAAGTCACCGCTGCGGTGATTGTCGAAGCCGCGGCCGACCGGGTCTTCTCGGCGCTCGTCTCCTGGGAACGGCAGTCGGATTGGATTCCGTTCACCCGGGTCCGGGTGGTTCAGGGGGACGGTGGCGAGGGCAGCCTGATCGAGGCGGTCACCGCGGTCGGGCCGGCCACCCTCCGGGACGAGATGCGGGTGGTGCGGGTGGACGCACCGTACGAGGTGCGTGTGGTCCACTGCGGGAAGCTGCTCCGCGGTCCTGGCGTGCTGCGGTGTACCCCGCTGGCCGGAGAACGGACCCAGGTCGTCTGGCACGAGTGGTTCCACCTGCCGGGCGGGATGGCCGGGCGGGTCGCGTGGCCCTTGTTGTGGCCCGGTTCCAAGTTCGGGTTGACGCAGGCCCTCAAGCGGTTCGGGCGGATGGTCGAACAGGGCCGCCTGCCCTGA
- a CDS encoding DivIVA domain-containing protein translates to MGQVLLLLVVALTVAAVIFGVTVLVTGRDPGLAPAEPDGVAVPLPSTRPLRESDVGEVRFDTALRGYRMAQVDQAMRRAAYDIGYKTELIGVLEAEVTALREGRTADAEALCRAREQAAGAQPGAGVDQPAGVGERTGPPDDQAAAEPADKARPAGGADPVARPEPA, encoded by the coding sequence ATGGGTCAGGTTCTGCTCCTGTTGGTCGTGGCGCTGACCGTCGCGGCGGTGATCTTCGGTGTGACCGTGCTGGTCACCGGTCGGGATCCGGGCCTCGCGCCCGCCGAGCCGGACGGGGTGGCGGTACCTCTGCCCAGCACCCGTCCGCTGCGGGAGTCCGATGTTGGGGAGGTTCGGTTCGACACCGCCCTGCGCGGGTACCGGATGGCTCAGGTCGACCAGGCGATGCGTCGGGCGGCGTACGACATCGGCTACAAGACGGAGCTGATCGGAGTGCTGGAGGCAGAGGTAACCGCGTTGCGCGAGGGACGTACCGCCGACGCCGAGGCGCTGTGTCGCGCCCGTGAGCAGGCCGCCGGAGCGCAACCCGGGGCGGGTGTCGACCAGCCAGCTGGGGTGGGCGAACGGACCGGACCGCCGGATGACCAGGCCGCGGCCGAGCCGGCCGACAAGGCCCGGCCCGCTGGCGGAGCGGACCCGGTGGCGCGGCCGGAGCCGGCGTGA
- the folP gene encoding dihydropteroate synthase: MADSLRLGRRTFGPGELGIMAIINRTPDSFFDRGATFGQDSALRAVERAVDEGADIIDIGGVKAGPGAEVDPAEEIRRTVATIAAVRSAFPDVVISIDTWRAEVAVAAVAAGADLLNDTWSGTDPALARVAAETGAGLVCSHAGGLAPRTRPHRVAYDDVTADVVATVTRLADRAVSLGVRRDGILIDPAHDFGKNTRHSLEITRRLDELTGTGWPLLVALSNKDFIGETLDLPAVERLEGTLAATAISAWLGARVFRAHQVRATRRVLDMVAAIRGDRPPALTRRGLA, encoded by the coding sequence ATGGCGGACTCGCTGCGGCTCGGCAGGCGAACCTTCGGCCCTGGCGAACTGGGAATCATGGCGATCATCAACCGCACACCGGACTCGTTCTTCGACCGCGGCGCGACCTTCGGGCAGGACAGCGCGCTGCGCGCGGTGGAACGCGCGGTCGACGAGGGCGCCGACATCATCGACATCGGCGGGGTCAAGGCCGGCCCCGGCGCCGAGGTCGACCCGGCCGAGGAGATCCGCCGGACCGTGGCCACCATCGCCGCGGTCCGGTCCGCCTTCCCCGACGTGGTCATCTCGATCGACACCTGGCGGGCCGAGGTGGCCGTGGCGGCGGTCGCCGCCGGCGCGGATCTGCTGAACGACACCTGGTCCGGTACCGACCCGGCACTGGCTCGAGTCGCGGCGGAGACCGGCGCCGGGCTGGTCTGTTCACACGCGGGCGGGTTGGCCCCGCGGACCCGGCCGCACCGGGTGGCCTACGACGACGTGACGGCCGACGTGGTAGCGACCGTCACCCGCCTCGCCGACCGCGCGGTGTCCCTGGGGGTACGACGCGACGGCATCCTCATCGACCCAGCCCACGACTTCGGTAAGAACACCCGCCACTCCTTGGAGATCACCCGCCGCCTCGACGAACTCACCGGCACTGGTTGGCCGCTGCTGGTCGCCCTGTCGAACAAGGACTTCATCGGCGAGACCCTGGACCTGCCGGCCGTCGAGCGGTTGGAGGGGACTCTCGCCGCCACCGCGATCTCCGCCTGGCTGGGCGCCCGGGTGTTCCGAGCGCACCAGGTCCGAGCGACCCGCCGGGTCCTGGACATGGTGGCCGCTATCCGCGGCGACCGCCCACCCGCGTTGACCCGGCGTGGCCTGGCGTGA
- the ndhC gene encoding NADH-quinone oxidoreductase subunit A, whose amino-acid sequence MTGYLGSYATLGLVLLASALFFVTAFSANRVLRPARPAEPAGKRAAYECGLDPVGGDWAQAQIRYYVYAYLYVLFAVEAVFLFPWAVIFDRQGYGLVTVVEMAIFVAVLALGILYAWRKNILRWT is encoded by the coding sequence GTGACCGGTTACCTGGGCTCGTACGCGACGCTCGGGCTGGTGCTTCTCGCCAGTGCGCTCTTCTTCGTGACGGCGTTTTCGGCCAACCGGGTGTTGCGCCCCGCGCGCCCCGCCGAACCAGCCGGAAAGCGCGCCGCCTACGAGTGCGGGCTGGACCCGGTGGGCGGCGACTGGGCTCAAGCCCAGATCCGCTACTACGTGTACGCCTACCTGTACGTGCTGTTCGCGGTCGAGGCGGTGTTCTTGTTCCCCTGGGCCGTGATCTTCGACCGGCAGGGCTATGGGCTGGTGACCGTCGTCGAGATGGCGATCTTCGTGGCGGTGCTGGCGCTGGGCATCCTCTACGCGTGGCGGAAGAACATCCTGCGCTGGACCTGA